In Stegostoma tigrinum isolate sSteTig4 chromosome 12, sSteTig4.hap1, whole genome shotgun sequence, the following proteins share a genomic window:
- the cltrn gene encoding collectrin isoform X2 — protein MAYGMRKSMNKTFGVTDVHICNETSRISFYFVVTNETLQPVPKSDVETAIRMVRSRFNNAFSLDDETLEFIGVEPTFAPVAEPSVTVWLIVFGVVMGLVVVGLIVNIITGYRDQRKKARESEGGGEENEDKTLKSIENGIYCNSLVESQGWKNEAFCQDDDKLTKL, from the exons ATGGCCTATGGCATGAGAAAATCAATGAACAAAACATTCGG TGTCACCGATGTGCACATATGCAATGAAACGAGCAGGATCTCCTTCTACTTTGTGGTGACAAATGAAACCTTACAACCAGTGCCCAAGTCTGATGTGGAAACGGCCATCAG AATGGTCAGATCTCGGTTCAACAACGCCTTCTCCCTGGACGACGAGACGTTGGAATTCATCGGTGTTGAACCCACCTTCGCCCCAGTTGCTGAGCCATCGGTCACCGTCTGGCTAATTGTGTTCGGTGTCGTCATGGGCTTGGTTGTCGTCGGTTTGATTGTGAACATCATCACCGGTTACCGGGACCAGCGGAA GAAAGCACGAGAGTCTGAAGGGGGTGGTGAagaaaatgaagacaaaactcTCAAAAGCATTGAGAATGGGATTTACTGTAATTCACTAGTTGAGTCTCAAGGATGGAAAAATGAAGCCTTCTGTCAGGATGATGACAAATTAACCAAGTTATAA